The window CCGAAATTTTATCCGCTTTTGTAAAAACTATAAGCCGGGGCATGTCAATTTCATCAAGCCACTGTTCAAGTTCAAGGTCATTGTCAAGCATGCCGTGACGGAAGTCAACGAGGTGCGCTACAAAGCTGATTTTGCGTTTCGCGGTGAAATAATCCTCTATCAGCTTCCGCCAGCTTTTGCGTTCCTCCGCGGATTTCGAGGCGTAGCCGTAGCCCGGTATGTCAACGAGCATGAAGCGTTCGTTTTCCGGCGCTTCTATTTTGTAGAAGTTTATGCTGCGCGTTTTCCCCGGTTTTGAACTGACTTTGGCAACGCTTCTGCCGAGCAGCGAATTTATCAGCGTGGATTTTCCCACGTTGGAGCGCCCCGCAAACACAATTTCGTCCAGCTCCGCGGGAGGCAGCTGCTGTTTGTTAAACGCCGTGCAGTAAAGCTCCGATTTCCAGTGCGTCATTTTTTCAGCGCCAGAGCGGCAACCTCGTCAAAGTTTGAGACGTAGTGTATTTCAAGTCCTTCTTTAATCCAGTCCTTGAGCTCTGCCACGTCGTTCTTGTTGTCCGCCGGAACTATAAGTTTTTTCAGTCCGAGACGTTTTGCCGCGAGTATCTTCTCACGCACGCCGCCTATCGGAAGCACTTCGCCGTGAAGCGTCATTTCGCCCGTCATGGCGTAGGAAACGTCTATTTTGCGTCCCGTGAGAGACGAGCAAATAGACAGCGCAAGCGTAATTCCCGCCGACGGACCGTCTTTCG is drawn from Candidatus Equadaptatus faecalis and contains these coding sequences:
- a CDS encoding YihA family ribosome biogenesis GTP-binding protein; the encoded protein is MTHWKSELYCTAFNKQQLPPAELDEIVFAGRSNVGKSTLINSLLGRSVAKVSSKPGKTRSINFYKIEAPENERFMLVDIPGYGYASKSAEERKSWRKLIEDYFTAKRKISFVAHLVDFRHGMLDNDLELEQWLDEIDMPRLIVFTKADKISGGKRKGTYDKYVRNGIESVLPPYLTSGANNEQAEALRQGLIEAKNGLKKMAAGAKL